A window from Drosophila subobscura isolate 14011-0131.10 chromosome O, UCBerk_Dsub_1.0, whole genome shotgun sequence encodes these proteins:
- the LOC117897962 gene encoding uncharacterized protein LOC117897962 isoform X4, protein MKTENFFKYGAPLYNLKSTRTHSQNQPQASGIGNSHGTGHHHHHHSHLTTDELRHLTQQQQQQQQQHRISGYSDRESVASGSSAAGRIRRRSRNFSMKSSKGGITKKTKTMDYTNYAYNEAVGRLKVMLADNSYTPPKVGVSAAAYMRNFNEDSGDNFSDNLSVIERPVFSDISKYLSPSQKSRMSSYRPKKTYGMQPMGYGMSVSKENLSSMAALYTGSNVPAAPLPPPPLATDSVQAPVEIFSFIEKQEDYIEQLEKESKYCRNELTNLLGKVKDVINENEQITENARSELANMGSGKSGSGMPQGAVTTSPSSDSDEHLIYGSGRKTPTTPRKSNLKVQSPRYASAPNIVYEARISELEAELMQANIDLKRVRTENEDLKRRLAHTDPITTVATLGGGNCETHRKQLDCLQQDKLTLEETVRHLQRMLDDSKAQGQGSSTSKRYISDLVQMERSQAELEVRHLRDELDRQHERVRELQHEMARRLAEERASAERRYNTQVDQLGGDLSCQWEQVTKLQLELERQKRYETDLKRDVTNRNSQIEELKNELRANRTNFLADMATSNAEKQSLEQEITSLRLQLDRAARESKTEAARLQAEINSLRQRLDRGDADLLHSKREVLRLNDEISNLEKELAYGELKNEIRPTKKDLDKRISEMQDKHADTVNELEEMITSQKQLMDKLTGECKTLTGKLEDTSYKHKEEISALQSNLEYLSNRMLSNEEHMSKLDTTPHDYTSLVPGKAAYDYQAAAYGTTIEPIQSTPQLHNNSADDDYSGGGGGGGLGIGGGDAVATGSLAAAAAATAAPVTATALASGAVAAAAAGARKSSISNGGGSTGLLSDYGLQDNDDENLKDNLGLGEKQQQQQQQEQDRQREREERDRELQQLREQREKREREREREREREQAEQQKAEQQQQQQSLPQQQQQPQPQLQQQQQPLVDSSNISNAGSANLAAYNTDYSAYDQQQYDASAYDPNAYAQQPYDGQQYDYGDATAGYDYSAADYGQSGYQYDPTPAAATTNQPQPQSQPQQRSRPHQQQEVALQQQESERYPPRADHNRARAVELWGQELDPQSPAANPLCHNSLPRQPPARSSWSPDLEDPLLLECSISSPSLMRSSNDETCSELADLSETFVVLPDGSEDSVSPAQTTIITARRASAPAIVQQQEEDIANATVIIERDLDAQT, encoded by the exons atgaaaacagaaaacttcTTCAAGTACGGCGCTCCTTTGTACAATTTGAAAAGTACTCGGACTCACTCGCAGAACCAACCGCAAGCGAGTGGCATCGGTAACAGCCACGGAACAggccatcaccatcaccaccacagCCACCTGACAACTGACGAACTGCGTCATctcacgcagcagcagcagcagcagcagcagcagcaccgcatCTCTGGTTACTCGGACAGGGAGAGCGTTGCCAGCGGTAGCAGTGCTGCTGGCAGGATTAGGAGGAGATCTAG AAACTTCTCTATGAAGTCCTCGAAGGGCGGCATTACCAAGAAGACCAAGACCATGGATTACACCAACTACGCCTACAATGAGGCTGTGGGACGTCTCAAGGTAATGCTGGCCGACAACTCCTACACCCCGCCCAAGGTCGGAGTGAGTGCTGCCGCCTATATGCGTAACTTCAATGAGGATTCCGGTGACAATTTTTCGGATAATTTATCG GTGATTGAGCGTCCAGTCTTTTCGGACATTTCCAAGTACTTGTCGCCCAGCCAGAAGTCGCGGATGAGCTCGTACCGTCCCAAGAAAACGTATGGGATGCAGCCAATGGGCTATGGCATGTCCGTCTCCAAGGAGAACTTGTCCTCCATGGCGGCCCTCTATACGGGCAGCAATGTGCCAGCTGCCCCACTACCTCCTCCGCCACTGGCCACGGACAGTGTCCAGGCACCGGTGGAGATTTTCAGCTTCATTGAGAAGCAGGAGGACTAcatcgagcagctggagaaggagtCCAAGTACTGTCGCAACGAGCTGACAAATCTCTTGGGCAAGGTGAAGGACGTCATCAACGAGAATGAGCAGATCACGGAGAATGCACGCTCAGAGCTGGCAAATATGGGTTCGGGGAAGTCTGGTTCCGGCATGCCCCAAGGTGCTGTCACGACCAGTCCGTCATCCGACAGCGATGAACACTTGATTTATGGCAGCGGCCGTAAGACTCCGACAACTCCGAGGAAGAGTAACCTCAAGGTGCAGAGTCCACGGTATGCCAGTGCTCCCAACATCGTTTACGAGGCTCGCATTAGCGAACTGGAGGCGGAGCTGATGCAGGCCAACATCGATCTGAAGCGCGTGAGGACTGAGAACGAGGATCTCAAGCGTAGGCTGGCCCACACGGATCCCATCACGACGGTGGCCACTCTGGGCGGTGGCAACTGTGAGACTCATCGCAAGCAGCTGGACTGCCTGCAGCAGGACAAACTCACCTTGGAGGAGACAGTGCGCCACTTGCAGCGAATGCTGGACGACTCCAAGGCACAGGGCCAGGGCAGCTCCACCTCCAAGCGCTACATCAGCGACCTGGTGCAAATGGAGCGCTCCCAAGCCGAGCTGGAGGTGCGTCACCTTCGCGACGAGCTGGATCGTCAGCACGAGCGTGTCCGGGAGCTGCAACACGAAATGGCACGTCGCCTGGCAGAGGAGCGAGCCAGCGCAGAGAGGCGCTACAACACCCAGGTCGATCAGCTGGGCGGCGATCTGAGCTGCCAGTGGGAGCAGGTGaccaagctgcagctggagttggagcgaCAGAAGCGGTACGAGACCGATCTCAAGCGGGACGTCACCAATCGCAACTCACAGATCGAGGAGCTGAAGAACGAACTGAGGGCCAATCGCACCAACTTCCTGGCGGACATGGCTACCTCAAATGCGGAGAAGCAGTCCCTCGAGCAGGAGATCACCTCGCTGCGCCTCCAGCTGGATCGGGCTGCCCGGGAGAGCAAAACGGAGGCAGCTCGCCTGCAAGCGGAGATCAATTCTCTGCGTCAACGCTTGGATCGCGGGGATGCAGATCTGCTGCACTCGAAGCGGGAGGTTTTGCGGCTCAACGATGAGATATCCAATCTGGAGAAGGAG CTGGCCTATGGTGAGCTGAAGAACGAAATACGACCCACCAAGAAAGATTTGGACAAGCGGATCTCGGAAATGCAGGATAAGCATG CGGATACGGTTAATGAGCTTGAGGAAATGATAACATCTCAGAAGCAACTCATGGATAAACTGACGGGCGAGTGTAAAACCTTAACGGGCAAATTAGAGGATACATCGTACAAGCACAA AGAGGAAATATCTGCTTTACAATCGAATCTAGAATATCTATCCAATCGCATGTTAAGCAATGAGGAGCATATGAGTAAATTAGATACCACACCACATGATTATACTAGCTTAGTTCCTGGAAAAG CCGCTTACGACTACCAGGCAGCGGCATATGGCACAACAATCGAACCCATACAAAGCACCCCACAACTACACAACAACAGCGCCGACGATGACTacagcggcggaggaggaggaggaggccttGGTATTGGCGGAGGGGATGCAGTTGCCACAGGatcacttgcagcagcagcagcagcaacagctgcaccAGTCACAGCAACAGCTCTTGCTTCTGgggcagttgcagcagcagcagcaggagcgcgaaagagcagcatcagcaatgGTGGCGGCAGCACGGGTCTCCTCTCCGACTATGGACTCCAGGATAACGATGACGAGAATCTCAAAGACAACCTTGGCTTGGgcgagaagcagcaacagcaacagcaacaggagcaggacaGGCAACGAGAACGCGAGGAGCGAGATCGAGAGTTGCAACAATTGCGAGAGCAGCGAGAGAAACGCGAACGGGAGAGGGAACGTGAGCGAGAACGGGaacaggcagagcagcagaaagcagagcagcagcaacagcaacagtcgctcccacagcaacagcaacagccacagccgcagttacaacagcaacaacagcctctcgtcgacagcagcaacatctcgAATGCCGGCAGCGCCAATCTGGCCGCATACAACACCGACTACAGTGCCTACGATCAGCAGCAGTACGATGCGAGTGCCTACGATCCGAATGCCTATGCCCAGCAGCCCTACGATGGCCAACAGTACGACTACGGGGATGCCACGGCCGGGTACGACTACAGTGCCGCCGACTACGGACAGTCTGGATACCAGTATGACCCcacgccagcagctgccacaaccaaccagccacagccacagtcccagCCGCAGCAAC GATCACGTCCCCACCAGCAACAGGAGgtggccctgcagcagcaggagtcggAGCGGTATCCACCGCGAGCCGACCACAACCGCGCCCGGGCGGTGGAGCTGTGGGGCCAGGAACTGGATCCACAGTCGCCGGCAGCAAATCCACTCTGCCACAACAGTCTGCCCCGGCAGCCGCCGGCAAGAAGTAGCTGGAGTCCCGACCTGGAGGatcccctgctgctggagtgctcGATCAGCAGTCCCAGCCTAATGCGCTCCTCCAACGACGAGACCTGCTCGGAGCTGGCCGATCTAAGTGAGACCTTTGTAGTGCTGCCCGATGGCTCCGAGGATAGCGTGTCGCCAGCCCAGACCACCATCATTACGGCCCGTCGGGCCAGCGCACCGGCCATAGTgcagcaacaggaggaggACATTGCCAACGCAACGGTCATCATAGAGCGCGATCTAGATGCCCAAACATAG
- the LOC117897962 gene encoding golgin subfamily A member 6-like protein 22 isoform X1 — MKSSKGGITKKTKTMDYTNYAYNEAVGRLKVMLADNSYTPPKVGVSAAAYMRNFNEDSGDNFSDNLSVIERPVFSDISKYLSPSQKSRMSSYRPKKTYGMQPMGYGMSVSKENLSSMAALYTGSNVPAAPLPPPPLATDSVQAPVEIFSFIEKQEDYIEQLEKESKYCRNELTNLLGKVKDVINENEQITENARSELANMGSGKSGSGMPQGAVTTSPSSDSDEHLIYGSGRKTPTTPRKSNLKVQSPRYASAPNIVYEARISELEAELMQANIDLKRVRTENEDLKRRLAHTDPITTVATLGGGNCETHRKQLDCLQQDKLTLEETVRHLQRMLDDSKAQGQGSSTSKRYISDLVQMERSQAELEVRHLRDELDRQHERVRELQHEMARRLAEERASAERRYNTQVDQLGGDLSCQWEQVTKLQLELERQKRYETDLKRDVTNRNSQIEELKNELRANRTNFLADMATSNAEKQSLEQEITSLRLQLDRAARESKTEAARLQAEINSLRQRLDRGDADLLHSKREVLRLNDEISNLEKELAYGELKNEIRPTKKDLDKRISEMQDKHADTVNELEEMITSQKQLMDKLTGECKTLTGKLEDTSYKHNEEKQQLRATNEQLMARLRQIWAKYKSQLPQVHNGSPEHSSEESKDEHKLEKLQPLTTTRQRHMAQQSNPYKAPHNYTTTAPTMTTAAEEEEEALVLAEGMQLPQDHLQQQQQQQLHQSQQQLLLLGQLQQQQQERERAASAMVAAARVSSPTMDSRITMTRISKTTLAWARSSNSNSNRSRTGNENARSEIESCNNCESSERNANGRGNVSENGNRQSSRKQSSSNSNSRSHSNSNSHSRSYNSNNSLSSTAATSRMPAAPIWPHTTPTTVPTISSSTMRVPTIRMPMPSSPTMANSTTTGMPRPGTTTVPPTTDSLDTSMTPRQQLPQPTSHSHSPSRSNPKSSLSIRQQLRHLLSESQRTTTDRHRRWPRRPSRGSRPHQQQEVALQQQESERYPPRADHNRARAVELWGQELDPQSPAANPLCHNSLPRQPPARSSWSPDLEDPLLLECSISSPSLMRSSNDETCSELADLSETFVVLPDGSEDSVSPAQTTIITARRASAPAIVQQQEEDIANATVIIERDLDAQT, encoded by the exons ATGAAGTCCTCGAAGGGCGGCATTACCAAGAAGACCAAGACCATGGATTACACCAACTACGCCTACAATGAGGCTGTGGGACGTCTCAAGGTAATGCTGGCCGACAACTCCTACACCCCGCCCAAGGTCGGAGTGAGTGCTGCCGCCTATATGCGTAACTTCAATGAGGATTCCGGTGACAATTTTTCGGATAATTTATCG GTGATTGAGCGTCCAGTCTTTTCGGACATTTCCAAGTACTTGTCGCCCAGCCAGAAGTCGCGGATGAGCTCGTACCGTCCCAAGAAAACGTATGGGATGCAGCCAATGGGCTATGGCATGTCCGTCTCCAAGGAGAACTTGTCCTCCATGGCGGCCCTCTATACGGGCAGCAATGTGCCAGCTGCCCCACTACCTCCTCCGCCACTGGCCACGGACAGTGTCCAGGCACCGGTGGAGATTTTCAGCTTCATTGAGAAGCAGGAGGACTAcatcgagcagctggagaaggagtCCAAGTACTGTCGCAACGAGCTGACAAATCTCTTGGGCAAGGTGAAGGACGTCATCAACGAGAATGAGCAGATCACGGAGAATGCACGCTCAGAGCTGGCAAATATGGGTTCGGGGAAGTCTGGTTCCGGCATGCCCCAAGGTGCTGTCACGACCAGTCCGTCATCCGACAGCGATGAACACTTGATTTATGGCAGCGGCCGTAAGACTCCGACAACTCCGAGGAAGAGTAACCTCAAGGTGCAGAGTCCACGGTATGCCAGTGCTCCCAACATCGTTTACGAGGCTCGCATTAGCGAACTGGAGGCGGAGCTGATGCAGGCCAACATCGATCTGAAGCGCGTGAGGACTGAGAACGAGGATCTCAAGCGTAGGCTGGCCCACACGGATCCCATCACGACGGTGGCCACTCTGGGCGGTGGCAACTGTGAGACTCATCGCAAGCAGCTGGACTGCCTGCAGCAGGACAAACTCACCTTGGAGGAGACAGTGCGCCACTTGCAGCGAATGCTGGACGACTCCAAGGCACAGGGCCAGGGCAGCTCCACCTCCAAGCGCTACATCAGCGACCTGGTGCAAATGGAGCGCTCCCAAGCCGAGCTGGAGGTGCGTCACCTTCGCGACGAGCTGGATCGTCAGCACGAGCGTGTCCGGGAGCTGCAACACGAAATGGCACGTCGCCTGGCAGAGGAGCGAGCCAGCGCAGAGAGGCGCTACAACACCCAGGTCGATCAGCTGGGCGGCGATCTGAGCTGCCAGTGGGAGCAGGTGaccaagctgcagctggagttggagcgaCAGAAGCGGTACGAGACCGATCTCAAGCGGGACGTCACCAATCGCAACTCACAGATCGAGGAGCTGAAGAACGAACTGAGGGCCAATCGCACCAACTTCCTGGCGGACATGGCTACCTCAAATGCGGAGAAGCAGTCCCTCGAGCAGGAGATCACCTCGCTGCGCCTCCAGCTGGATCGGGCTGCCCGGGAGAGCAAAACGGAGGCAGCTCGCCTGCAAGCGGAGATCAATTCTCTGCGTCAACGCTTGGATCGCGGGGATGCAGATCTGCTGCACTCGAAGCGGGAGGTTTTGCGGCTCAACGATGAGATATCCAATCTGGAGAAGGAG CTGGCCTATGGTGAGCTGAAGAACGAAATACGACCCACCAAGAAAGATTTGGACAAGCGGATCTCGGAAATGCAGGATAAGCATG CGGATACGGTTAATGAGCTTGAGGAAATGATAACATCTCAGAAGCAACTCATGGATAAACTGACGGGCGAGTGTAAAACCTTAACGGGCAAATTAGAGGATACATCGTACAAGCACAA CGAGGAGAAGCAACAGCTACGTGCCACAAACGAGCAGCTGATGGCACGTCTCAGACAGATATGGGCCAAATATAAATCACAATTGCCACAAGTGCACAATGGAAGCCCGGAGCACAGCTCTGAGGAGTCAAAAGATGAGCACAAATTAGAGAAATTGCAG CCGCTTACGACTACCAGGCAGCGGCATATGGCACAACAATCGAACCCATACAAAGCACCCCACAACTACACAACAACAGCGCCGACGATGACTacagcggcggaggaggaggaggaggccttGGTATTGGCGGAGGGGATGCAGTTGCCACAGGatcacttgcagcagcagcagcagcaacagctgcaccAGTCACAGCAACAGCTCTTGCTTCTGgggcagttgcagcagcagcagcaggagcgcgaaagagcagcatcagcaatgGTGGCGGCAGCACGGGTCTCCTCTCCGACTATGGACTCCAGGATAACGATGACGAGAATCTCAAAGACAACCTTGGCTTGGgcgagaagcagcaacagcaacagcaacaggagcaggacaGGCAACGAGAACGCGAGGAGCGAGATCGAGAGTTGCAACAATTGCGAGAGCAGCGAGAGAAACGCGAACGGGAGAGGGAACGTGAGCGAGAACGGGaacaggcagagcagcagaaagcagagcagcagcaacagcaacagtcgctcccacagcaacagcaacagccacagccgcagttacaacagcaacaacagcctctcgtcgacagcagcaacatctcgAATGCCGGCAGCGCCAATCTGGCCGCATACAACACCGACTACAGTGCCTACGATCAGCAGCAGTACGATGCGAGTGCCTACGATCCGAATGCCTATGCCCAGCAGCCCTACGATGGCCAACAGTACGACTACGGGGATGCCACGGCCGGGTACGACTACAGTGCCGCCGACTACGGACAGTCTGGATACCAGTATGACCCcacgccagcagctgccacaaccaaccagccacagccacagtcccagCCGCAGCAACCCCAAGTCCAGCCTCAGTATCAGGCAACAGCTGCGGCACCTCCTCAGCGAGTCGCAACGGACTACAACCGATCGCCACCGCCGATGGCCGCGACGCCCGTCACGGGGATCACGTCCCCACCAGCAACAGGAGgtggccctgcagcagcaggagtcggAGCGGTATCCACCGCGAGCCGACCACAACCGCGCCCGGGCGGTGGAGCTGTGGGGCCAGGAACTGGATCCACAGTCGCCGGCAGCAAATCCACTCTGCCACAACAGTCTGCCCCGGCAGCCGCCGGCAAGAAGTAGCTGGAGTCCCGACCTGGAGGatcccctgctgctggagtgctcGATCAGCAGTCCCAGCCTAATGCGCTCCTCCAACGACGAGACCTGCTCGGAGCTGGCCGATCTAAGTGAGACCTTTGTAGTGCTGCCCGATGGCTCCGAGGATAGCGTGTCGCCAGCCCAGACCACCATCATTACGGCCCGTCGGGCCAGCGCACCGGCCATAGTgcagcaacaggaggaggACATTGCCAACGCAACGGTCATCATAGAGCGCGATCTAGATGCCCAAACATAG
- the LOC117897962 gene encoding uncharacterized protein LOC117897962 isoform X2: MKSSKGGITKKTKTMDYTNYAYNEAVGRLKVMLADNSYTPPKVGVSAAAYMRNFNEDSGDNFSDNLSVIERPVFSDISKYLSPSQKSRMSSYRPKKTYGMQPMGYGMSVSKENLSSMAALYTGSNVPAAPLPPPPLATDSVQAPVEIFSFIEKQEDYIEQLEKESKYCRNELTNLLGKVKDVINENEQITENARSELANMGSGKSGSGMPQGAVTTSPSSDSDEHLIYGSGRKTPTTPRKSNLKVQSPRYASAPNIVYEARISELEAELMQANIDLKRVRTENEDLKRRLAHTDPITTVATLGGGNCETHRKQLDCLQQDKLTLEETVRHLQRMLDDSKAQGQGSSTSKRYISDLVQMERSQAELEVRHLRDELDRQHERVRELQHEMARRLAEERASAERRYNTQVDQLGGDLSCQWEQVTKLQLELERQKRYETDLKRDVTNRNSQIEELKNELRANRTNFLADMATSNAEKQSLEQEITSLRLQLDRAARESKTEAARLQAEINSLRQRLDRGDADLLHSKREVLRLNDEISNLEKELAYGELKNEIRPTKKDLDKRISEMQDKHEPICDRMMPATTTNVPMTTTTTAATVTTAPTTVRENANEFILQMPDLDIPDVTSPMPEDVADADVAAAVEGDEILQNIIKSNERLAQELAKMPPLPKLSSYKKSRAGSHLKAERGKAETVPTPTATSAPTATSTLGSKPKCFCPSFMRHRHEHEHIYTMPAMRRRSSSSNSSSSRPAATSTAPCATSAGPSATSAKARTQTTHSKSMHCHGHEYTLDTTHHHHHHTTHHEHQQHRTTEPVQQQRQQQHSTSGCCHPCKTDPLPWLQQHLVLNQTISSSSASPCQAPCQTQHLTVDTDTLATNAATTSSASACRGQGSNALSASIKPKHYFEQLLQRDGCHKKPRPPVTVDVNVRLVPKQARPKVNPSLNETFVKELDEVAQALNETFVKETTSPELAQIDKQLKQLEEEEDGNVIEEEEQEEDDEEQEQATKL; this comes from the exons ATGAAGTCCTCGAAGGGCGGCATTACCAAGAAGACCAAGACCATGGATTACACCAACTACGCCTACAATGAGGCTGTGGGACGTCTCAAGGTAATGCTGGCCGACAACTCCTACACCCCGCCCAAGGTCGGAGTGAGTGCTGCCGCCTATATGCGTAACTTCAATGAGGATTCCGGTGACAATTTTTCGGATAATTTATCG GTGATTGAGCGTCCAGTCTTTTCGGACATTTCCAAGTACTTGTCGCCCAGCCAGAAGTCGCGGATGAGCTCGTACCGTCCCAAGAAAACGTATGGGATGCAGCCAATGGGCTATGGCATGTCCGTCTCCAAGGAGAACTTGTCCTCCATGGCGGCCCTCTATACGGGCAGCAATGTGCCAGCTGCCCCACTACCTCCTCCGCCACTGGCCACGGACAGTGTCCAGGCACCGGTGGAGATTTTCAGCTTCATTGAGAAGCAGGAGGACTAcatcgagcagctggagaaggagtCCAAGTACTGTCGCAACGAGCTGACAAATCTCTTGGGCAAGGTGAAGGACGTCATCAACGAGAATGAGCAGATCACGGAGAATGCACGCTCAGAGCTGGCAAATATGGGTTCGGGGAAGTCTGGTTCCGGCATGCCCCAAGGTGCTGTCACGACCAGTCCGTCATCCGACAGCGATGAACACTTGATTTATGGCAGCGGCCGTAAGACTCCGACAACTCCGAGGAAGAGTAACCTCAAGGTGCAGAGTCCACGGTATGCCAGTGCTCCCAACATCGTTTACGAGGCTCGCATTAGCGAACTGGAGGCGGAGCTGATGCAGGCCAACATCGATCTGAAGCGCGTGAGGACTGAGAACGAGGATCTCAAGCGTAGGCTGGCCCACACGGATCCCATCACGACGGTGGCCACTCTGGGCGGTGGCAACTGTGAGACTCATCGCAAGCAGCTGGACTGCCTGCAGCAGGACAAACTCACCTTGGAGGAGACAGTGCGCCACTTGCAGCGAATGCTGGACGACTCCAAGGCACAGGGCCAGGGCAGCTCCACCTCCAAGCGCTACATCAGCGACCTGGTGCAAATGGAGCGCTCCCAAGCCGAGCTGGAGGTGCGTCACCTTCGCGACGAGCTGGATCGTCAGCACGAGCGTGTCCGGGAGCTGCAACACGAAATGGCACGTCGCCTGGCAGAGGAGCGAGCCAGCGCAGAGAGGCGCTACAACACCCAGGTCGATCAGCTGGGCGGCGATCTGAGCTGCCAGTGGGAGCAGGTGaccaagctgcagctggagttggagcgaCAGAAGCGGTACGAGACCGATCTCAAGCGGGACGTCACCAATCGCAACTCACAGATCGAGGAGCTGAAGAACGAACTGAGGGCCAATCGCACCAACTTCCTGGCGGACATGGCTACCTCAAATGCGGAGAAGCAGTCCCTCGAGCAGGAGATCACCTCGCTGCGCCTCCAGCTGGATCGGGCTGCCCGGGAGAGCAAAACGGAGGCAGCTCGCCTGCAAGCGGAGATCAATTCTCTGCGTCAACGCTTGGATCGCGGGGATGCAGATCTGCTGCACTCGAAGCGGGAGGTTTTGCGGCTCAACGATGAGATATCCAATCTGGAGAAGGAG CTGGCCTATGGTGAGCTGAAGAACGAAATACGACCCACCAAGAAAGATTTGGACAAGCGGATCTCGGAAATGCAGGATAAGCATG AACCAATTTGCGATCGTATGatgccagcaacaaccacaaacgTGCCCAtgaccacaacaacaacagcagcaacagtaaccACAGCGCCTACAACAGTCAGAGAAAACGCAAACGAGTTCATTTTGCAGATGCCTGATTTGGATATCCCAGATGTTACGAGCCCCATGCCAGAagatgttgctgatgctgatgttgctgctgctgtcgaagGCGATGAGATCCTGCAGAACATAATCAAAAGCAACGAACGCCTGGCCCAGGAACTGGCCAAAATGCCACCGCTGCCAAAGTTATCCAGCTATAAAAAGTCCAGAGCTGGAAGCCACTTAAAAGCGGAAAGAGGCAAGGCAGAAACAGtgccaacaccaacagcaacatcagcgccaacagcaacatcgACATTGGGCTCAAagccaaaatgtttttgcccCAGTTTTATGCGTCATAGGCACGAACATGAGCACATTTATACGATGCCAGCAatgcgcaggcgcagcagcagcagcaacagcagcagcagtaggccagcagcaacatctacAGCTCCATGTGCAACATCGGCTGGTCCATCAGCAACATCAGCGAAAGCGCGTACACAAACTACACACAGCAAGAGCATGCATTGTCACGGCCACGAGTACACCCTAGACACGAcgcaccaccatcaccatcacacCACGCATCACGAGCACCAGCAACATCGCACCACCGAACctgtgcaacagcagcggcagcagcaacattcaaCTTCGGGTTGCTGTCATCCATGCAAAACGGATCCGTTGCCTTGGTTGCAACAGCATCTTGTTTTGAATCAGACCATCAGCAGTAGCAGTGCCAGTCCATGTCAGGCCCCGTGTCAAACGCAGCATTTGACGGTGGACACTGATACCCTGGCCACAAACGCTGCAACAACATCATCTGCGTCAGCCTGCAGAGGTCAGGGCAGCAATGCCTTGAGTGCCAGCATCAAGCCCAAGCATTATTTCGAGCAGTTGCTGCAACGCGATGGCTGCCACAAGAAGCCGCGACCCCCCGTCACAGTAGATGTTAATGTGCGGCTGGTGCCCAAGCAGGCGCGACCCAAAGTCAATCCCTCGCTGAATGAGACATTCGTCAAGGAGTTGGACGAGGTGGCGCAGGCACTCAACGAGACTTTTGTCAAGGAGACAACCTCACCAGAGTTGGCGCAGATCGacaagcagctgaagcagctggaggaggaagaggatggGAATGTGATTgaggaggaagagcaggaggaggacgacgaggagcaagagcaggccACCAAACTTTGA